A genome region from Pseudanabaena sp. Chao 1811 includes the following:
- a CDS encoding glutathione S-transferase family protein codes for MNLGKIEAAQQRVTSVLQFFEELLDGRTHFAKEEFTLAEAVAGTLIPALPLDDYPRLKAWSERLAQRESWQQTIASQSLIESALPNIRKILER; via the coding sequence TTGAACCTTGGAAAAATTGAAGCGGCACAACAGCGAGTAACCAGCGTTTTACAGTTCTTTGAAGAATTGCTCGATGGGCGAACTCACTTTGCCAAAGAAGAATTTACCCTTGCGGAAGCTGTGGCTGGCACATTAATTCCTGCGCTACCTCTAGATGACTATCCTCGCTTAAAAGCTTGGTCAGAGCGCCTCGCGCAACGAGAAAGTTGGCAGCAAACGATCGCCTCTCAATCCTTAATTGAATCCGCCCTTCCTAATATTCGCAAAATTCTGGAACGTTGA
- a CDS encoding peptidylprolyl isomerase, which translates to MFRWIFSCFLAISILLTSCSNSSSVSASASPSASPSASASSTATAKASPTKVADASPSASPNSLEAALAKFVQLKGKATVELKLKSGTVKIDLDGTNAPLTAGNFADLVKRGLYNGLTFHRVVKEPTPFVAQGGDPLGNGTGNFVDPVTSQTRYIPLEILPDGAKQPVYGEILPPTQKPKLRHNKGAIAMARSQSPNSASCQFYIALDDIYFLDGSYAVFGYVTDGMELVEKIQVGDRIESITITQGEENIKQPV; encoded by the coding sequence ATGTTTCGTTGGATTTTTAGTTGTTTTTTGGCAATCAGCATTCTACTTACTAGTTGTAGTAACAGTAGCAGTGTTTCCGCTAGTGCATCACCAAGCGCATCACCAAGTGCTTCTGCGTCCTCGACTGCTACTGCTAAGGCATCGCCTACCAAAGTTGCTGATGCTTCACCTAGCGCCAGTCCAAATTCTTTGGAAGCTGCCCTTGCGAAATTTGTACAACTTAAAGGTAAGGCGACAGTAGAACTAAAACTAAAATCAGGGACTGTCAAGATTGATCTTGATGGTACTAATGCTCCATTGACCGCAGGTAACTTCGCAGACTTGGTTAAACGTGGTCTCTATAATGGTTTAACCTTTCATCGTGTAGTGAAAGAACCTACTCCTTTTGTGGCTCAAGGTGGTGATCCACTCGGTAATGGTACTGGTAACTTTGTAGATCCAGTCACATCTCAGACTCGATATATTCCCCTCGAAATTCTTCCTGATGGGGCAAAGCAACCTGTCTATGGTGAAATCTTACCCCCCACCCAAAAACCAAAGTTACGTCATAACAAAGGTGCGATCGCGATGGCACGATCTCAGTCTCCTAATTCTGCTTCCTGTCAGTTTTATATTGCCCTTGATGATATTTACTTTCTCGATGGTTCCTACGCTGTATTTGGCTATGTGACTGATGGTATGGAGTTAGTCGAAAAAATCCAAGTCGGCGATCGCATTGAATCGATCACCATTACCCAAGGCGAAGAAAATATCAAACAGCCTGTCTAA
- a CDS encoding photosystem I assembly protein Ycf4, translated as MVTTKSQSNVLRYDIVGSRRVSNYGFAVIVAIGALGFLLAGLSSFLKINLLPFSQPLEMDFVPQGLALSFYGIAGTLLEIYLLYVIAVDYGSGYNEFDRNNGKVTLFRRGRSQSKNIELTYNIADVQAVRVEIREGLNPKRALYLRVKGRGDLPLSEVGQPIALNVLEDRAAEIAKFLSVPLEGL; from the coding sequence ATGGTAACTACAAAATCTCAATCCAATGTTCTGCGATATGACATTGTTGGGTCACGACGCGTTAGTAACTATGGCTTTGCGGTTATTGTTGCCATAGGTGCGTTGGGATTCTTGCTAGCAGGACTATCTAGCTTCTTAAAAATTAATTTGTTGCCATTTTCCCAGCCTTTAGAAATGGATTTTGTGCCACAAGGATTGGCGCTTTCCTTTTATGGGATTGCTGGTACTTTGCTAGAAATATATTTGCTATACGTTATTGCTGTTGATTACGGTAGCGGCTACAACGAGTTCGATCGCAATAATGGCAAGGTAACATTGTTCCGTCGTGGACGTAGCCAAAGCAAAAACATTGAGCTTACCTACAATATTGCGGATGTACAGGCAGTGCGTGTAGAGATTCGCGAAGGCTTAAATCCAAAGAGAGCGCTATATTTGCGGGTCAAGGGCAGAGGTGATTTGCCTCTTTCTGAGGTTGGTCAACCGATCGCCTTGAATGTCCTTGAAGATCGAGCTGCCGAGATTGCTAAGTTTTTATCAGTACCCCTCGAAGGTTTATAA
- a CDS encoding RibD family protein produces the protein MYNSFYSSHDRIYNFEELAFPTAGVEFSCNHLDDLSENLEIKGDRLKRPYIIFNMVSSVDGKATTYAGKLTGFGSRPDRNLMKRLRSQVDAVLAGGGTLRHDAFIPTLPPELLEERQKHFDNPQPLGIVISNSGDLPKEHRFWNAGRDLRIVLLGENASPEAWLYEKAQVFKFPVQDQKIDLNQALSMLFEKFGIKRLLVEGGASLNYSLISQGFADEIFLTLSPHIVGGMKNMSIIAGEDYGMGGGDLPKLKLRSLYHHDSELFLRYQFDR, from the coding sequence ATGTACAACAGTTTTTATTCATCCCACGATCGCATTTATAACTTTGAAGAATTGGCTTTTCCCACCGCAGGAGTGGAGTTTAGTTGTAATCATTTGGATGATTTATCTGAAAATTTAGAAATTAAGGGCGATCGCCTCAAGCGTCCCTACATTATTTTTAATATGGTTTCGAGTGTGGATGGCAAAGCCACAACCTATGCAGGTAAACTTACAGGATTTGGTTCGCGCCCCGATCGCAATTTGATGAAGCGGTTGCGATCGCAGGTAGATGCAGTCTTAGCAGGTGGTGGCACATTACGCCATGATGCTTTTATCCCCACATTGCCCCCAGAACTCCTAGAAGAGCGCCAAAAGCATTTTGACAATCCGCAACCCCTTGGCATCGTAATTAGTAACTCAGGTGATCTGCCTAAGGAACATCGATTTTGGAATGCTGGTAGAGATTTACGAATTGTTTTACTAGGTGAAAATGCGTCACCTGAAGCATGGCTGTACGAAAAGGCACAGGTTTTTAAATTTCCAGTTCAAGACCAGAAAATAGATTTAAATCAAGCTTTATCAATGCTATTTGAGAAGTTTGGCATTAAGCGACTGTTGGTAGAAGGTGGTGCATCTTTAAATTACTCCTTGATATCTCAGGGCTTTGCCGATGAAATATTTCTAACCCTATCACCACATATAGTAGGGGGTATGAAGAACATGTCGATTATTGCTGGTGAAGACTATGGTATGGGCGGCGGCGATTTACCCAAACTCAAATTGCGATCGCTGTATCATCATGATTCAGAACTATTTTTGCGATATCAATTTGATCGTTAA
- a CDS encoding DUF3124 domain-containing protein, whose translation MKAYLSVSGLLIAIALTSCSPSNLSQRKDISTNPLTQLKTTVINRAKVVSGQLIYVPIYSHIYHNNSPDRGLNLSATLSIRNTDLNNSIAIASVRYYDTKGKLVRQYISQPVELQPLASTEVFIETDDVAGGAGANFIVEWTAEKKVYAPVVEAIMISTASAQGISFTSTGRVLKQYNSSHF comes from the coding sequence ATGAAAGCATATTTATCAGTTAGTGGACTGCTCATAGCGATCGCATTGACATCCTGTTCTCCCTCAAATTTATCTCAAAGAAAGGATATCTCTACTAATCCTTTAACTCAGCTTAAAACTACAGTGATTAATCGCGCCAAGGTAGTGTCAGGGCAGCTCATTTATGTGCCAATCTACTCGCATATTTATCACAACAATAGTCCCGATCGAGGGCTAAATCTATCAGCTACCCTCAGCATTCGCAATACTGACCTGAATAATTCCATTGCGATCGCCTCGGTGCGTTATTACGACACAAAGGGAAAATTGGTTCGGCAATACATCAGTCAACCTGTGGAATTACAACCCCTTGCCTCTACTGAGGTGTTTATTGAAACAGATGATGTTGCTGGAGGTGCAGGCGCAAATTTTATTGTTGAATGGACTGCGGAGAAAAAGGTATATGCCCCCGTAGTTGAAGCCATCATGATTAGCACTGCCTCTGCTCAAGGAATTTCGTTTACTAGTACGGGTCGTGTTCTCAAGCAATACAATTCATCGCATTTCTAA